In the Uranotaenia lowii strain MFRU-FL chromosome 1, ASM2978415v1, whole genome shotgun sequence genome, GTGgcaacttaaattttgaattccttttttaagttgtgaaaaaaagtcaTATGTTTTTGAAGAAGATTTGATTTATTAGAATTAAACGTACATCGTCCATTGTTAATAAATATTagtgaaaagttgaaaacaGTCCATAATCGGCTGTTCGCCGGAGCTTCCGTTTGATGTTGAAAAAGGAGCGTTTTACGGCCTTAATGTAAACTTTGTGAATACAACTCTTGATtctaccaaaaaaatttttgcagctcTTGGATCTCCAATTATTTTGTACAccaaacaactcaaatttccgaaaaaaaaatcgattgggTGACACTGAGCCAGATTTGTCGAGTTGTAGTTCTCATtgtgtacaatttttttatcatccagCGGGATTGGGATTTAAGAGTCGAAATTTGATCCTTCGTGTATTCTGGGGCTCTTGTCTTCTATTGGCACTtaattccaacttttttcaatgtcttgTCAATGTACTGGTGAGAACAATTAAACTTTTTGGCAGCATTCCGTTGGCTCAGTGAATCCTTGTTGTTGAAGGCACGAGAAAGAGAACGAAGTCCTTTTGCGGATCGGATATCGTCCTTTGGGATCGGATAGCGATTAAGAAACACGTGTTCAATGTTCGATGTAAAcgtcaataataaataaataagtatgagtacttttgtttctttttcaaaatttcacttttcgagcataactcaaaaacgattCTACTGAAAGAAGCGCCGATGCGGTCTAGGGTTTGATTCCCGATATCGGCATGAAAACTTTTGGATTCGAATCCAATAattggccgacaggtaagatttGTTTCtgtatataactgactatatatgTAACTCAAATGCTCAATCAGTTGTCAGCTGGCCAGGTATTTACagggatgccggaatacctgtaagtaaactagcccacctgattgactcgttcttccaaacaATACCTGCATCAACACAATTCATTCACTCGATATCAGTTCATACGAACCCATGGAGTCCGGATATGCGCTGCATTTTAGATTTGTCGAAACTAAtttatctaaagaatgcatgcaTACTTAGgtagaaactgcggtgaatccgtgcacccatagtggataaccaacatacatacataactcaaaaacaattctacagattttttttcaatttcatttttggatttcgTACATAATTTTACATTAGAAATAAAGGTCAGTTAATTTAGTTCAGAAACTATAGCATCAactagaaaaaagttataaaaatccTGACTGTTTTATTGTCTAGCTTGAAAGCTACAGATTCCTTTTGCTTCATTTCAGCTTAAACAGTGCAAAAATACAGATGATGAAAAACATTCACCACCAATCTGTTCAGTTTTCAAGCTGCTTCAGGAGCGGTTTAGATATTTTTGCCACCGTCTTGTATTGAGCTTCATACTCATCCTTTTCGGCCGTCGGATTGTTCTCCAACCATTGCAACGTCTCTTCGCAAACTTTCAATGCTTTGGCCTTTCGCTCATCCTGCTCGACACCATCTTCCCCAATATTTGCTCGAACTTTGAAACAGAACGCTTCCAATTTGTTACGGGAAAAACTTCGCAAACGCTGCTGGTTATCAATTTCCCGGTAAAATGCGGCCTCGTCCAGCATACGAGCGATATCATCCTCCGACAGCTGGTGCCGGTCTTTGGTGATGCGAATGCTGCAAGCTTTCCTAGAGCTCAACTCTTCGGCCGTTACGTGAAGGATTCCGTTTAAGTCAAGCTCAAACGTAACTTCTATTTTTGGTACGCCTTTGGGAGCCAAAGGAAAACCCAACAATTCGAAACTTCCCAACTTGGTGTTATCCCTGGCCATGGCTCGCTCACCTTCAAAAACAAGCACTGTAACTCCTGGTTGATTGTCGGTGTATGTTGTGAACCTTCGTTTTCCTCGACATGGAAGTCTGGTATTGCGGTCTATGACATTTGTCATAACACCTCCAGCTGTTTGTATGCCAAGTGACAAGGGCGTCACATCTACCAGCAAGAGTTGTTGTATCTTTGCGTCTCTATATTCACTAAGTATAGCTGCCTGGACAGCAGCTCCATAGGCTACGGCTTCGTTGGGGTGTATTGAGTTGTACAGATGTTTCCTGTCGAAAAACTCCTGCACTATAGACTGGATCTTGGGAATGCGTGAAGAACCTCCAACCATGACGATGTCATGAATAGTTTCTCGAGTCATCTTGGCATCCCTAAGGGCTTTTTCCATTGGTTCGATGGTCATTTGAAATAAATCAGAGCACAGCTCTTCGAAACGTGCTCTGGTTACTGTCGTTATAAAATCCACCCCATCTTCTAGAGCATCTATATCTATGATGGCTTCGATTGTCGTGGACAGAGTATGTTTCACCAATTCAGCTGCTGCTCGGAGCCTTCGAATGGCTTTGTGATTTGATCTGATATCTATATTATGTTTTTGATATAAATCTTTGACTAAATACTTAACCAATCGTAAATCGAAGTCGACTCCACCCAAATGTGGATTTCCTGCTGTTGCCAGTATCTCAAATACGGAGCCTTCTTCAATGGTCAGAATCGATACGTCAAAGGTCCCGCCCCCCAAATCAAATATCAACACATTTCTTTCcgtttggaaatttttatccaatccaTAGGCTAAAGCAGCGGCAGTTGGTTCGTTGAGTATTCTCATTACATGAAGGCCAGCAATGGCTCCAGCGTCTTTCGTTGCTTTTCGTTGGGCATCGTTAAAGTGAGCTGGAACCGTGATAACTGCATCGTGTACTTGTTCATTCAGGTAAAGTTCAGCCATCTGAAAGCAACTTTGGTATCAAACAAACAACTGAGTtcctaataacaaaaaaaagcaacctgtcgcatttttcccaaaattaaaGCACTGATCTCTTCCGGTGTAAACAACTTCCGCTTCTGCCGAAACTCAACAGCAATCAGCAGATTGCCTTGCTCATTCACCACCTCGAATGGCCACTGGCGCAAGtcatttcttatttttggaTCATCACACCGTCTACCCAGCATCCGTTTGACATCGTAGATCGTGTTTTTCGGATTATGTGCTGCCTGATCCCGAGCTGAATCGCCCAGCAAAATCTCCGACCCGTTGAAGGCAACGAAACTTGGCGTAACCCGGTTACCGTGTTCGTTGGAAATCACTTCGACGTTGCCGTTCCGAAATACGGCTACGCAGGAACAAGTGGTACCCAGATCGATTCCTATGGTAGTCATCACGGGAGTTTGGCGTaatttgacaaacttgaatttcaacttatttatattttttttttaaatgacgacAAATGAAATCAATACTGTTGACAgcttcattttgttcattcaaCTTATTAGCAGGCtacttttggtttttttttggaaagcgtATGGCCGTGAATAAAGAGACTTTATCCACGGCTACAGGCTCGTTAGCCGTGGATtctagaaaatcaaaatttaaattaaaaatcaaaattataacttaatttgggattaaatgatgggaacattaaaaaaacctgtaggtaataaaattgttttatctaTGAAAGTTTTTGGATAAAGAATAGATCATCTTAATTCTGGACACATTAAAACGGGTCTTTCTCGGAGCCatgttaacaaaataaaaatgtttgtactcaaaatgtatgttttttattgcactttcaaggaaaaataataagaaaaaattccGATGTGGTTTGGATGAGATTTCTAACTTTTCGTCGAATACCACTCATCACAGTTTGGAAATACTGTTCACTGACCTCAGTGGCCATTTTGTTTCACCATCTcatcatctctgttgcatcccgaatTGCCCTATCATTCTTCTTTATCTTCTTCTTGACAATTGCTCAATATCTTTCGATAGGTCGTAATTGAGGGGAGAAATAATTCGAGCTGCTTCACCAGAAATTATAGCTAAAAGTAACTCTCACGTATCTGCATGTGCTGCTGACACCTTACCCTAACCTCACCTTTGGTATGAGGTTCCTCACGTATGCTGCTGACGTAGAATATGCCTCAAATTTTCAGCCTTCGAATAGGGAGGTTGGCCGACTAGTGATGTTGGCGACGACTGCTGGATGTAGATGGCTCAGCAACACGAAGCTGATGTTGAAATCGACAGTAcacattttcatgtttttaagggTTAACTGTTTTGTGTAGGTATCTAATGTATGCCGCAAcagaaagtttttaaatcaaaatagaaaTCAAGGATTCAAACCCATTAAAAAAAGCAAtggcaaattaaatttaattgctCTATTGAAGAGCTCTACCATTTTTTTCCACATGGCAGGagacctacctacctacctaaaggtccggcgcatagggctgagataaaagatctccactgctggcgatccggagccagcgtcttcccttgctgccagccaaggttctcgtcaactgtgcggatttcagcggctagacttcgccgccacgagcttttgggcctgcctcttcttcgatgcccatctggattccagtcaagcgcctctctgcaaatttcgttttcatctcttcgcagcgtgtgcccaatccatctccacttacgttcccgaatctcgatttctacccagctaacataaaatcgtaatagaaatgataatccaaatcgaatattaagacattttcaataaccatcgtaaactagctggtattgagtgattttctatcattcatttacgagaagctttgcccaaaaaaagttgaatcggatagcagtttagttaattcgtaaatatgtctccaaaaagttgagaatacgctaattcgacatttacgatttgagtaaactgatttacgataaatgggcggtccttcaattgacactctattCGTTCTCTCCCATTCtccctttgaccggttcgtgaacagaaaatctcACATATAGAGCTATGGCGCGAATCatttcaactgatgagttggcatagtggtaagataccggacagaCATCTGgagctggagttcaaatctcggtccaggaaactttttttttttcgttttactcaaattacttcaAATCGTATATTCTgcattttgtggggaaatcgaatcgttaaaatctttgtcattgtagatatatcgcctccacttttatagctatatgctattttggtaagtttaatacaatcttttcatctggtatattcgtttgattaattctgttgttcctgcgatataccctcttaaatgtttgctgggtagcgccttttgatgacaccggcgatgaagttcaacgtttgagatccagttgccaggccaccaagcgcggatgatgttccgcaggcagcgattcacaaaaacttcagttttcgcgtcgtcaccgcatatgtgcaccaagtttcacacccgtacagcaatacggatttgacgtttgagttgaagattcggatcttagttcgtagagagatctggcgtgaccgccagatgtttcggagactcgcaaacacaaatcgggcttttctgatccgggtttcgatgtccttttTGGTACCActatcaggcgtaatctggctaccaagatactggaagcactccactgtctcaacctgttgtccagctaccacgaaattggaacgattttctgtgttgatttccatcgacttggtctttccgacattgattttgagacctgctgccttggagttttctgtgaggtcgtcgagtttgctctgcatgtcttgttgtgtttgggcgagcaaaacaatatcgtctgccaggtcaaggtcgttcagttgctcaattgctgaaagattccacggcaatcctcggtttggtctacagtcaatcgatccagtcaagatctcatccattacgacgagaaaaagcagcggagacaaaatacatccctgtctcactccagcagttaccgggattggttcggacaagacaccgtcgtgcaagaccttgcacgaaaatgcctcgtactgcgCTTCGATGAGATgcactagtttctctgggacccctcgtcgtctaagagcagcccagatgttttcgtggttcagtcggtcaaatgctttttcgaaatcaacgaacaccagcagaagagagtcctggaattcgttgattgcagtattattcgtagcgtttcagtattattcgtagcgttgtgatgtggtccacacatgatcgtccggatcggaatccagcttgttgccgtcggagtgtagcgtcgattttctcctggatcctattcaggatcactttgcagagtactttgagggttgtagagatcaaagttatgccacgccagttaccgcactctgtctttacgaggataccctgcatccagtcggccagGAATGTTGCAGtgtcccaaatgtcagcgaaaagacggtgcaacatttatgctgacaaggcagggtcgggtcttccgtaccagtctgaagttgtcgttagaggaaaaggagaaggaggaaaaaggagaaaaaggataaagcagaacgataatcaaggagaaattgaggaaaaattgagaaagaggaaaagggtgagatgaataagtgcatgagcacagcctaccccctAGTATCATAGGATGAAACCAAGGGCACATcgggcacacgaagcccaaggtggttttagtgggacgaacccactcacggcagctaacacccggctgttatggtttgaagtcaaatttccatccatgcgACTTACtttgggcgcctcgagctgcgggttctgttggctattgctatttgtaactcggaagagttgttcaaaatgctcagtccaacgcttgagctgatcttttcgatctgtcagcagctgacctgctcttgcattagtccttgcaccactgaggcggcgagatatatcatataataatcggatatctccaatggcagcggctctttctcccacttcggctagggagtttgtccaggctctcttgtctcgtctacaagctcgtttaactgccttttccagctccgcatatcgtcagcgggcggctgctttggctgacccggtacatgcctgctcaattccgacttttgcctttctccgatcatcgatcatcctctaggtttcatccgacatccattcacttcgtcttccacaaactttaccgagagtaccatggctcgtcgtgataaaggcattcttgattccacaccactgttcttcgattgttccgtctgtcggcagctccgaggcacgggattctagctgttcaacgtatgcccttttcacctctggattctccaaccggcggacgtcgtttcgacacccgactttctcctcgcgccgttggacacgcgcaactctcagtcgtatctcgccaaggacgaggtgatggtcagatgcaatgtctgcgcttcgtttgttgcggacatcaagaaggctccttctccattttcggctgacgtagatgtggtcaatttgattttctgttcggccatctcgggatacccaagtgaccttatgtgctggtcgatgggggaagagcgatccaccgatcaccatgttgttgttgccataaaattctacaaacagctctccgttttcgctcatctgtcctaggccatggcgctcCATGATGCTCTCAAAGTCCtgttatcggagccaatctttgcgttgaagtcgcctaagtggatttgaatgtcacccttcggaattctctcaaccacgctgttcaattgacttcaaactgctctttctcctgcaaatcggcaacgtcagttggcgcataacactggaccattgtaaggtttctaacccgtgttctgaatctggctacgattattctttcgtttatcggttcccatcttatgagggccgcatgggcctgcgggcttaacaggaaaccaactcctcgttcccgattcccgagtagcgtgttctcctcatatgccagagtaaagcaggacttgcccggattgtgtcttgtgttctccagtattaggccaacggacttcgttcagtcccaatatctctagcttgaggcggctagcttctctagcaagttgagccagcttacctGGCTGGGTAAGGGTCAAGACATTCCAAGTttcaattctagtccgtgttttcatgctaaaagtcgttgccaaagttccaattcgattatttcttctctcagtttccgtaacaatacaagatatcaggagcagtaggttgttagcctaaagtccctatcccgcgatggggctgccatcttggacttatctggcgggagccgcatttcataaattcagccgctcgctgcgagacagacgctgcttgagccgcccctgacctggggaacagacgcgtggcAGACATGGCAGGAgaataaatccaaaaattttgttttcgaaatttcaattcaCGTAAACATGTTGAACGTTTTACGatcaacaagtttaaaaaaatttcaaaaaaaaaaacataatgaagCAATAACTTTTAACTAAAATCAACATGAGAAAAGAGAAGTTTGACGTTtcattttctgacatttttgtgttGTTCTAAGAGCTATATATTCAATACTTATACTTGAGTCCAGCCTTGCTGAAGACTGATAGGTGAATACCTCCTATTAAACAAAcctcattcaaaaata is a window encoding:
- the LOC129753267 gene encoding heat shock protein 70 A2-like, with translation MTTIGIDLGTTCSCVAVFRNGNVEVISNEHGNRVTPSFVAFNGSEILLGDSARDQAAHNPKNTIYDVKRMLGRRCDDPKIRNDLRQWPFEVVNEQGNLLIAVEFRQKRKLFTPEEISALILGKMRQMAELYLNEQVHDAVITVPAHFNDAQRKATKDAGAIAGLHVMRILNEPTAAALAYGLDKNFQTERNVLIFDLGGGTFDVSILTIEEGSVFEILATAGNPHLGGVDFDLRLVKYLVKDLYQKHNIDIRSNHKAIRRLRAAAELVKHTLSTTIEAIIDIDALEDGVDFITTVTRARFEELCSDLFQMTIEPMEKALRDAKMTRETIHDIVMVGGSSRIPKIQSIVQEFFDRKHLYNSIHPNEAVAYGAAVQAAILSEYRDAKIQQLLLVDVTPLSLGIQTAGGVMTNVIDRNTRLPCRGKRRFTTYTDNQPGVTVLVFEGERAMARDNTKLGSFELLGFPLAPKGVPKIEVTFELDLNGILHVTAEELSSRKACSIRITKDRHQLSEDDIARMLDEAAFYREIDNQQRLRSFSRNKLEAFCFKVRANIGEDGVEQDERKAKALKVCEETLQWLENNPTAEKDEYEAQYKTVAKISKPLLKQLEN